From Pseudorasbora parva isolate DD20220531a chromosome 25, ASM2467924v1, whole genome shotgun sequence, one genomic window encodes:
- the dbndd1 gene encoding dysbindin domain-containing protein 1 isoform X2, which translates to MEAQADSSAAEPLRGREFQKLLKSSSSASLTSEASHNASGEHVGTPAHHGSQVLITEKRQPLSSVSSLEVHFDLLDLTELTDMSDQELGEVFADSDEENHTDSPANRQQPPLPRFPHSGYVRSPSWTRGGKGEQQPRDRKHHSDSENTEPMLKIERSQSQQP; encoded by the exons ATGGAGGCTCAGGCAGACTCTAGTGCTGCAG AGCCACTTAGAGGCAGAGAGTTCCAGAAGCTTCTGAAGTCCTCCAGCTCTGCTAGTCTCACCAGCGAGGCATCCCATAATGCCTCAGGAGAGCATGTTGGTACCCCGGCCCATCATGGCAGCCAGGTGCTGATTACAGAGAAACGAC AGCCTCTCAGCAGTGTGTCCTCTCTGGAGGTGCACTTTGACCTCCTGGACCTGACGGAGCTCACAGACATGTCTGACCAGGAGCTGGGCGAGGTGTTTGCCGACTCAGATGAGGAGAATCATACAGACTCCCCAGCCA ATCGCCAGCAGCCGCCGCTACCTAGATTTCCACACAGTGGTTACGTGCGCTCGCCCTCCTGGACCCGCGGTGGAAAAGGGGAACAGCAGCCGAGAGACCGAAAGCACCACAGCGACTCCGAAAACACAGAGCCGATGCTGAAGATAGAGCGCTCTCAATCCCAGCAGCCTTGA
- the dbndd1 gene encoding dysbindin domain-containing protein 1 isoform X1, with protein sequence MEAQADSSAAEPLRGREFQKLLKSSSSASLTSEASHNASGEHVGTPAHHGSQVLITEKRQPLSSVSSLEVHFDLLDLTELTDMSDQELGEVFADSDEENHTDSPAIHPTDRQQPPLPRFPHSGYVRSPSWTRGGKGEQQPRDRKHHSDSENTEPMLKIERSQSQQP encoded by the exons ATGGAGGCTCAGGCAGACTCTAGTGCTGCAG AGCCACTTAGAGGCAGAGAGTTCCAGAAGCTTCTGAAGTCCTCCAGCTCTGCTAGTCTCACCAGCGAGGCATCCCATAATGCCTCAGGAGAGCATGTTGGTACCCCGGCCCATCATGGCAGCCAGGTGCTGATTACAGAGAAACGAC AGCCTCTCAGCAGTGTGTCCTCTCTGGAGGTGCACTTTGACCTCCTGGACCTGACGGAGCTCACAGACATGTCTGACCAGGAGCTGGGCGAGGTGTTTGCCGACTCAGATGAGGAGAATCATACAGACTCCCCAGCCA TTCACCCCACAGATCGCCAGCAGCCGCCGCTACCTAGATTTCCACACAGTGGTTACGTGCGCTCGCCCTCCTGGACCCGCGGTGGAAAAGGGGAACAGCAGCCGAGAGACCGAAAGCACCACAGCGACTCCGAAAACACAGAGCCGATGCTGAAGATAGAGCGCTCTCAATCCCAGCAGCCTTGA